One Phaseolus vulgaris cultivar G19833 chromosome 4, P. vulgaris v2.0, whole genome shotgun sequence DNA window includes the following coding sequences:
- the LOC137838896 gene encoding mavicyanin yields the protein MGVEAYHYSCVIMFYLFLITFIVPHAKGEHFIVGDSYGWIDIFDFNNWCDGKEFHVGDVLVFKYESSLHNVLQVDSTVYENCIKDSYIQRFTSGNDSIILEEGGAWFMCGVDDHCENGQKLHINVTP from the exons atgggtGTTGAGGCTTATCATTACTCCTGTGTAATCATGTTCTATCTTTTCCTCATAACCTTCATTGTGCCCCATGCAAAGGGAGAACATTTCATTGTTGGTGACAGTTATGGTTGGATTGACATCTTTGATTTCAACAACTGGTGTGATGGAAAAGAGTTTCATGTTGGTGATGTTCTAG TGTTCAAATATGAAAGCAGCCTACATAATGTATTGCAAGTTGATTCCACAGTTTATGAGAATTGCATAAAGGACTCGTATATACAAAGGTTCACGAGTGGCAATGACTCAATAATTTTAGAGGAAGGAGGAGCATGGTTCATGTGTGGAGTTGATGATCACTGCGAAAATGGGCAGAAACTCCACATCAATGTAACTCCTTGA